A window of Mycobacterium bourgelatii genomic DNA:
CGGGTGGCGGTCGTGACCGGGGGTGCCTCTGGCATGGGTGAGGACACCTGCCACGAGCTCGGCCGGCGCGGGCACAAGGTCGCGGTGCTCGACATCAATGAGCAAGCCGCGCAACGTGTTGCCGAAGACCTGCGGGCAGATGGCGTCCAAGCCGTCGGCGTCGGCGTCGACGTCACCGATCGCCCCGGCGTCGAGCAGGCCTTCGACAAGGTGCGCAGCGAATTCGGCCCGGTGTCGATCCTGGTGACCAGTGCGGGAGTGTTCGGTTTTTCCCCGTTTGCCGATATCACCGCCGAATCCTGGGCCAGAATCATCGATGTCAACCTGACGGGGACGTTCCATTGCTGCCAGGTGGCATTGCCGGACATGGTGGCCGCGAAATGGGGTCGGATCGTCATGATCTCGTCGTCGAGCGCGCAGCGCGGCTCACCGTTCGCCGCCCACTACGCGGCGTCCAAAGGGGCCGTCATCACCCTGACCAAGTCGCTGGCCCGCGAATACGCACCGCATGGCATCACGGTCAACAACATCCCGCCCTCGGGCATCGAGACACCCATGCAGCACGCGGCGCAAGCGGCGGGATACCTGAAATCCAATGAAGAGATCGCCGCCAACATCCCGATGCGACACCTGGGCACCGGCGCCGACATCGCCGCCGCGGTCGGGTTTCTGTGCTCGGAGGAGGCCGGCTTCATCACCGGTCAGGTGCTCGGCGTTAACGGCGGCGCGGTGATGTGAGGCAGGAGGTGCAGCGTGGCCAGAGAGGGTAGACCCGCCGAAGGATCTTGGACCGAGCATTACCCCGAACTCGGAACCGGTCCAGTCTCATTCAAGGACTCCACCTCACCGGAGTTC
This region includes:
- a CDS encoding SDR family NAD(P)-dependent oxidoreductase, whose protein sequence is MSKQTVSRVAVVTGGASGMGEDTCHELGRRGHKVAVLDINEQAAQRVAEDLRADGVQAVGVGVDVTDRPGVEQAFDKVRSEFGPVSILVTSAGVFGFSPFADITAESWARIIDVNLTGTFHCCQVALPDMVAAKWGRIVMISSSSAQRGSPFAAHYAASKGAVITLTKSLAREYAPHGITVNNIPPSGIETPMQHAAQAAGYLKSNEEIAANIPMRHLGTGADIAAAVGFLCSEEAGFITGQVLGVNGGAVM